The Thalassotalea piscium sequence TGTATTGTTGATCACATGTAAAGGCTTAAAGCGGTCTTATACCAATTGAAATAAATAGTTGACCAATTCAGAGCATCGTCAGGGAAGTTAGCACAAAGCAAATTGATGCAGGTGTAGTATTCTCCATCCAATCAATTTGTAACGTTATCACTTTTCTGACGAGCTCCTAAGGGTGAGTTTAAAAGGCTTATACGCAGCGTTACTGACTTAAATAAGGTCCCACATGGAAGTGAGATAATAGGGTAACGCAGGAGCAGTTACCGAAAATAACCATTATCTGTGATCAGTGCCTTGCCTCTAAGCCTTTTAAATCTCGCTGAATGAACAACTTTTTTTAATTGGTGTTATGAATTAAGTACTCTACTTTGGCGGCAAGAAAAACAGTAAAGTTGAAGGTATTAATTTTTATAGCTAGTTGTTCAGGACAAGTATTAAATGAATAACGCATTACTTGATTGTTCTAGCATGTAGAAATGATCACCTGCTTTGTAGGCTGATATACTTGATACAATAAAAAACACAGCAAATGCTGTGTTTTTTCATGAGCGTTAGTATCTGAAGGTTTATTCTATATCATCGATTTCAGAGGGTGTTATACTTGCTGCATGATGTCCTTTAGGACCTGCATTTAATTCGTAGTTTACATCCTGTCCCGCTTTTAATGTACGATAACCATCCATTTGGATAGTAGAATAGTGGGCAAAAATATCTTCACCACCATCTTCAGGACGAATAAAACCAAAACCTTTTGCGTTATTAAACCACTTAACTGTACCGTGAGCCATACATCAACTTCCTTCTCTATTTCTCGGTATTTAGGTATGCTTCCCCAAAAAAAGCATTAAAGCTATAATGATGTCTAAAATTTAAACACCACCTTAAATCGTAGATGGATATTTGAAATAGTCAAGCATAATCACCATATTTTTACGAAATTAATAAAAATATAATTTAAATTTTTAAAGCAAAATTATCAGGTCGATACTAATATATAATTATGAGTAAATGGAAAGAGTTAGTCGATAATCAGGTAGTACTTGATGAAGAGACGATTGAAAAACACCAAAAGCCCCCAATGTATAATGTTATGTTACTGAATGACGATTATACGCCGATGGATTTTGTCATTGAGGTTTTACGTAAGTTTTTTGGAATGAATGAAGAGCGAGCTACTGACATTATGTTAGACATTCATTATAAGGGTAAGGCGCGTTGTGGCACGTATACTGCAGAAGTTGCAGAAACAAAAGTTAGTCAAGTTTGCAATTTCGCCTTAGAGCATCAACACCCGCTAAAGTGTATGATGGAAAAAGCGTAATTTCACGAGGTTTATAGTTGGAGTAGCCTATGTTGAACAAAGATTTAGAAGTTTCCCTTAATTTGGCATTTCGTCAAGCTAAAGAGTCGCGTCATGAATTTATGACCGTTGAGCACTTATTGCTTGCATTACTCGATAATCCGTCTTCAATTGACGCATTAAAAGCTTGTGGTGCAGATATGGTTAAGATCAGAAAGGAGCTATTTGGCTTTATTAGTGAAACTACCCCCGTTATTCCTGAAGGTGAAGAGGAAAGAGAAACTCAACCAACATTAGGTTTTCAGCGCGTATTACAACGAGCTGTTTTTCACGTGCAATCATCAGGTAAAAGTGAAGTAAACGGAGCGAACGTTTTAGTTGCTATTTTTAGCGAACAAGAGTCTCAAGCTGCATACTTTTTGAAAAAATCTGATATTAGCCGCTTAGATATCGTCAATTATATTTCTCATGGAATAGCAAAAATAGAACGACAAGATGGTCTAAATCAAGATGAGATATCACCCCAAGTTGAAGATGAACCACGCACAATTGAAAATTTTGCTATTAACCTCAATGAAGAGGCACTTAAAGGCAAAATAGATCCGCTAATTGGCAGAGACAGTGAGTTAGAGCGTACCCTGCAGGTTCTAGGTCGTCGAAGAAAAAATAATCCATTATTTGTTGGTGAGGCTGGTGTTGGTAAAACCGCAATCGCCGAAGGATTAGCTAATTTAATTACTTCAGATAAAGTACCTGAGTTTTTAGCTGATACTACAATTTATTCGTTAGACATGGGCGCACTACTTGCTGGCACTAAGTATCGTGGCGACTTTGAGAAACGTTTCAAATCATTATTAAAAGAGCTTGAGGAAGAAGGTAACGCCATTTTATTTATTGATGAAATTCATACCATCATAGGAGCAGGTGCTGCATCTGGTGGCATGATGGACGCATCAAATCTAATAAAACCGTTGTTATCCTCAGGTAAGTTACGGTGCTTAGGATCAACTACGTATCAAGAATATCAAACAATCTTTGAAAAAGACCGTGCACTTGCACGCCGTTTTCAAAAGATTGATATTGTTGAGCCTAGTGTTGATGATACAACTAAAATACTGATCGGATTGAAAGAAAAGTACGAGTCACACCATGGTATACGTTACACAAATAAGGCATTAAGAGCTGCTGCACAGTTGTCAGCAAAATACATTAATGAAAGATTCTTACCCGATAAAGCCATTGATGTTATTGATGAAGCTGGTGCGAAGCAACAATTAATTGCAGCGTCTAAACGTAAGAAAGTAATCAACAATACAGATATAGAAACTATTGTTGCTAAAATGGCGCGCATTCCTGAGAAGTCGGTTTCAAGCTCCGAAATTGATAGTCTTAAAACTTTAGATAGAAACTTAAAACTTGTGGTGTTTGGGCAAGATCATGCCATTGATGAACTATCATCAGTTATTCGTTTATCTCGTGCAGGCCTTGGTAATGAAAAGAAACCTGTTGGGTCATTTTTGTTTGCTGGGCCTACAGGCGTTGGTAAAACAGAAGTAACTCAACAATTAGCAAAAATATTAGGTGTTGAGTTATTACGTTTTGATATGTCTGAGTATATGGAGAAGCATGCGGTCAGCCGGCTTATAGGCGCTCCTCCAGGCTATGTAGGATATGAACAAGGCGGACTATTAACTGATGCGGTAATTAAGCAACCACATGCCGTTGTGTTGCTTGATGAGATAGAGAAAGCACATCCAGATGTTTTCAATATTTTACTTCAAGTAATGGACCACGGTACATTAACTGACAATAACGGCCGTAAAGCTGATTTTAGAAATATCACCTTAGTGTTAACCACTAATGCGGGAGTTACTGAAACTATTCGTCAATCAATTGGCTTTAAGCAACAGGATCATAGTATTGATGCTATGGATGAAATTAACAAAATTTTCTCTCCTGAGTTTCGTAACCGTTTAGACAACATTGTTTGGTTTAACCATTTAAGTACAGAAGTAATATACCAAGTGGTTGATAAATTCCTTGTTGAATTACAAGCATTGCTTGATGATAAAGGTGTGTCGTTAGAGTTATCGAAAGATGCGAAAAAATGGTTAGCAACACATGGCTACGATAAATCAATGGGCGCTAGACCTATGGCACGATTAATTCAAGAGCAGTTGAAAAAGCCGCTTGCTAATGAATTATTATTTGGTGAGCTGAAAAATGGTGGTGTAGCCAAAGTTTCTGTTAAAAAAGATAAGCTTGTTTTAACGTGTGAAAACAAAAAAGAACTTGTTGAGCACTAAACGTTATTAAGAATATAAAAAAACCTGCTAGATAGCAGGTTTTTTTTATAACTTAATCGTTATCTAGCACGGAAAATAATGCGGCCTTTAGATAAATCGTATGGCGTTAATTCAACCGTAACTTTATCGCCGGTTAAAATACGAATATAGTTCTTACGCATTTTACCTGAAATATGAGCTGTAACAACGTGTCCATTTTCTAATTCAACACGAAACATAGTATTTGGTAAGGTATCTAAAACCGTACCTTGCATTTCAATATTTTCTTCTTTCGCCATTGGGCGTTAAACCTCTATAAGTGTGCATAATATTAAGTGAAGTAATTCATTACCTACTTGGCTAGATTTAAAAGGCTTATAGGCATAATTTGATAATATATAAAATTAACAAACTAGGACCATATGGGTATGCATAATTTAGGGGGAATAGTAACTTCCTCAAAAGCTATAACACTGCATATAAGCCTTTTAAACTCGCTTTGTTTTGGCGCATTAACGAACTGATGACTGAATTAAATTAACAAAAAATAGAATTGACTATACTTGAAAAATTTAGTTTGTATTAAGCTCGCTATAAGTAGCGCTAAGTAGATTAATTATTTAATTCATTTACTATAAATAAAAAACTGCGCAGATCATGCCGAAATGTTCGGCTAATGTAAAGCAATCAGTCTATTTATTTACAGTTTGCCAACAATTATCTTGCAAAATTTGATGTGGGTAATAGCGATTTTTGTAATTCATCTTTTTACATTCGTCTATTTGATAACCTAGATAAAGGTGTTTTTTCTCCATTACCTTAGTAATCTCTATTTGTTTGAGAATAGCAAAAACCCCTAGGCTAGATGACTGTAATTTTGGTTGGTAAAATGTATATACAGCAGAAAGTGCATCTAGCAGAACGTCAGTAACAGCAACAGCTACAAGAGTATCGTTACTATAAATTTCAATAAATAATTGTTGAGTGATATTGTTACCCAAAAAGCTATTAAATTGCTGTAAATTTGCAGGGAACATGCTGCCATCACTATGAAGTGTGTTGATATACTGTTCGTAAAGTGGGTAATAACTTTCTGAGACGTTTGAAGATACTTTTATGTTAAATGATTGGTTTTTCTTTAACACACGTTTTTGACTCTTCGATGGTGTAAACTGGTCAACTATCACTCTTAATGACTTACATGCACGGCAGTTTAAACAATAAGGGCGATATACTTGGTCACCACTTCGACGAAATCCTTCACTCATCAACCATGAATACTTTTCAGTATTGTGTAATCGAGAGTCAGTCGCAACGAGTAAACGTTCCTGTTTATCAGGTAGATAATTACAAGTAAAGCTCTCGGTTATGCCAAGTTGATAATTTTCACTCATAGATTCTATGCCGGTTAATTATTTGGACATGTTATTTAATAATAACTTTTCTTGGTAACCAAAAGTCTTTAGGTAAAGTCGTTTTAATTGCTTTATTCTTAATTAACATAAATTGATCACGAGAAATTTCAATACATCCCATAGCATTTAAGAAAGGGTTTTCAATTTGGCAATCAAAAAACGTTATATTTTGAGACGCTAATAACTCATTAAGTGTGATTAATGCAACTTTTGACGCGTTGTCTTTAGTATAAAACATAGACTCACCAGAGAAGTAGCCATTAATAGCAATACCGTATAACCCCCCAATCAGTTCTTGTTCATCCCACACTTCAATTGATTGTGCATACCCTGCGTGGTGCAAATCAATATACGCTTGTTTCATTTCTTCTGTGATCCATGTACCTTCTTTTCTAAAAGGTGCATTTGCGCATAAGGTGATAACTGCTTCAAAAGCCAAATTTACAGAAGTCGTATAATGTGTTTTATTAAGAAACTTTCGAGTAGTGCGGTTAATTATTAATTGATCAGTCTTTATGATTGCACGAGGAGTAGGGCACCACCATAAAATGGGCTGCTGATCGTTGTACCAAGGAAATATTCCGTTAGAGTATGCTTTGACTAATCGTTGTACTGATAAGTCACCACCGATAGCAAGTAATCCATTAGGGTCGGACAAAGCGCTATCGTATGGTGGGAAGTTCAGACTTTCCTGCTCTAGCCATTGGAGAGTCTGAGACATTATCTTAGTTAGACTGTTTAGCGTCTAAATAACGTTCTGCATCCAATGCAGCCATACAGCCGGCACCAGCAGATGTGATTGCTTGGCGATAGATATGATCGGCTACGTCGCCGGCAGCAAATACTCCTTCAATACTTGTTTGCGTCGCATTACCATTAGTACCGCTATTAATAGTTAAGTAGCCATCTTTCATATCAAGTTGGCCTTTAAAAATATCGGTATTAGGCTTATGGCCAATAGCAATAAACACACCACTTAACGCTAATTCTTCAGTTGCATCAGAATTTGTTTCTTTTAAACGTACTCCTGTAACGCCCATGTTATCACCAAGCACTTCGTCTAACGTGCGATCTAAGTGCAGGGTAATGTTACCATTTGCTACTTTATCCATTAAACGATCAGTTAGTATCTTTTCACTGCGGAATGTATCACGACGGTGCACCAGATGAACTTCTGACGCTATATTCGATAAATACAGTGCTTCTTCAACAGCAGTATTGCCACCACCAACAACGGCGACTTTCTGATTGCGGTAAAAAAATCCATCACAGGTAGCACAAGCTGAAACACCTTTACCCATGAAAGCTTCTTCAGAAGGTAATCCAATATACTGAGCTGATGCACCTGTACAAATGATTAACGCGTCACAAGTATAATTACTGCTGCCAGTAAGCTTAAACGGGCGTTGTGTAAGATCAACCGATTCTATATGGTCAAAAATTATTTCAGTATCAAATTTTTCGGCATGCTTTTGCATACGGTCCATTAATGCAGGGCCAGTTAAGTCATCAGCATCACCGGGCCAATTCTCTACATCAGTTGTGGTAGTAAGTTGTCCACCTTGTTGCATGCCTGTGATCATTACGGGGTTTAAGTTTGCGCGGGCTGCATAAACTGCTGCAGTATAACCAGCTGGTCCTGAGCCCAATATGAGTAACGGGCAATGTCTTGCTTCGCTCATGAATTACTCCAAAGTAAGGAAATGATAAACAATATCTAGTTGATTGGGATTCTAAGTAATAAACTCAAGTGGGTACAATAAGTTTTCATTAAAAATATCAGCGAAATGCCTAAATTGCACAATTAATTTTACGAAAAGGTAAAAATTGGTTACTTATTGTACTCGGGCGTGTTGATCTTTCGAGTACGAATTAAACATGATTTAATTGAGGCGTAGCGAATAAAGTGTAGTATTCTACATAAATGAGCTAGACAGCTTCCGCGTCCTGCTCACGCTAAGTATCTACTTCCGTGTAAGCAACGAAAAGTAATACCAGTTTCATTAATTAAGTGATCTATTTTATACGCAGTGAAAACAGCCAAATACAAGGCGTTTATTTTCATAACTAGTTGTCCTATTTATAAAATAAATAACGCAGTAGTTGACTGTTTTAGCCAGTAGAAATGATCGCATAGTTAATGAGATTGGTACCGCACCTACAAAAAAGCCGTTATCACGGATAACGGCTAAATAAGTAGTTTTTGAATTAATTATAAAGTGGCTAGTGCTACTGCAGGTTCAACAAATTCATAACCTAAAACATCAGCTACTGGTTTGTATGTCACTTTACCGCCCAATACATTTAATCCATTCATTAAATGTACATCGTCTAAGAGCGCTTTCTTAGCGCCTTTATTAGCAATAGTTACTGTAAATGGCATAGTTGCATTAGTTAATGCTAGTGTTGACGTTCTTGCTACACCGCCTGGCATATTGGCAACACAGTAATGAACAACACCATCAACTACATATGTCGGATCTTGATGCGTAGTGGCTCTAGATGTTTCAAAACAACCACCTTGGTCGATAGCAACATCTACTATTACTGAGCCTTTTTTCATCATTTTGATGTGTTCTGCTGTTACTAACTTAGGTGCTGCTGCACCAGGAATAAGTACTGCGCCAATAATTAAATCAGCATCAACAACAAGTTGGTCCATAGCATCAGCAGTTGAATATACCGTTTTTAAACGGCCATCAAACTCAGTGTCTAACTGACGAAGACGAGGTAAAGAACGGTCTAAAATAGTAACGTCTGCGCCCATACCCACAGCCATACGAGCTGCTTGGGTACCTACTACACCACCACCAACAACAATAACCTTAGCTGGTGCAACACCTGGTACACCTCCTAATAATGCGCCTAAGCCGCCTTGTGCTTTTTCTAATGCATGAGCACCAGCTTGAATAGACATACGGCCTGCAACTTCAGACATTGGCGCTAACAATGGTAATCCGCCTGTAGCGCCTGTAACTGTTTCATATGCAATACAAGTTGCGCCTGAAGCAATTAATAATTCAGTTTGTACTGGGTCTGGAGCCAAATGTAAGTACGTAAATAATATTTGGCCAGGGCGAAGCATTTTACATTCATTAGGCTGTGGCTCTTTTACTTTAATTATCATATCTGCTGTAGCAAATATTTCTTCAGGCGTATCAATAATTTTAGCGCCTGCTGCGATGTATTGATCGTTATCAAAGCCAATGGAAGCACCACCATTATTTTCAACAATAACTTCGTGGCCATTAACAATTAACTCTTTAACGCCAGCTGGAGTCATGCCTATGCGATATTCGTGGTTTTTAATTTCTTTTGGTACACCAATAATCATAAAATAATCTCTGTTAACTTGTTGTAATATTTGCGCCTAGTATAATTAAAAATATACGGATTAACCTATCGAATTTTTTCAAACTACGATATATTATTCTATACAACCTGCTTTTTATGGTGTTTTATAAAGTGAAAGGTCATTCAAATAAATCGTTAGATAGAATCGATCGTAACATTTTAGTTGAGTTACAAAAAAATGCGAAGCTTTCTAATGTCCAATTATCAAAAAGTGTAGGGTTAAGCCCAACACCTTGTTTAGAGCGCGTAAAAAAACTTGAAAAAGAAAAGTACATCCTTGGCTACCAGGCTATTTTAAATCCTGAATTACTTGATGCTGCATTACTTGTTATTGTAGAAATAACATTAACCAAAACAAGCCCAGATGTATTTGACGACTTTTCAAAAGCCGTACATGGTTTAGACGTCATTCAAGAATGTCACCTGGTTTCGGGTGAGTTTGATTTTTTGTTAAAAACCCGGGTAGCAGATATGAATGCTTACCGAGAATTACTTGGTGATACACTTCTTCGGCTTCCTGCTGTTAGCGAAAGTCGAACTTATGTAGTTATGGAAGAAGTAAAATCGTCGAATATTTTGCCAATTAAGCGTTAACGCAGTTAAATTAACCGTTAAAGCATTTTATTGCATGGCATTGTTTGGTACTTTACACACATATATAATGAAAATTTGGATTCGGTGACACATTTGTCTGATATTTCTCCCCCGGTAAAACTTAATGGTGTACAACGTCTGCTCGAGGCTGGTTTATTAGTTTCGTGTGTTTTAGCTATGTATATAATGCTAGCGTTGTTTAGTTTCGATGCTGCAGACCCCGGCTGGTCACAAACAGGTTACCAAACACCTGTTCGAAACTTGGGTGGAGCTGTTGGTGCCTATATTTCAGATATGCTTCTCAATGTGTTTGGTATGGTCGCTTATACACTACCTTTTGTAATAGCGATTGTTGGTTGGTTACTTTTTCAAAAATATTACAAACTTGTTCAGCTTGATTATTTAACATTAGGGCTTAAGTTCATTGGGTTTATCATGTTTTATATCGGCATTACTTCGATTGCTAGTATGAACTTTGATGATATTTTTTATTTTTCTGCTGGTGGTATTCTTGGGGATGTCTTGAGTAACTCTGTATTACCTTACTTTTCGTTTGTCGGTAGTACGCTGCTTTTTTTAACTTTTGTATTATCTGGTTTTGTATTAGTAACAGGAATTTCCCTACTAAAATTAATTGATGCTTTAGGTGAAACAATAATTAAACTCGCACTTAAAGCAACCGCATTACCACTATGGATAAAAACGAGGTTTGATAGCAGACCCGATAATAATGAAAACGAAAACTCGCCAATTAAAAAGTCTAAAATTGATAAAAACACATTAACGTCAGCTAAACCATTAGCTGGAAATGTAGGCGATGTTGATCAGGAAGATGTTCATCAAGCATTCTCTTCTTTAAGCCCACGAGAGAATCAACAAATTATCTCAACAAGTAAAAATGATAGCCCATTTCAATTAGACGATGAAATAGAGCCTTTTATTAATATTGATGACTTAATGGGGGAGCCGTTAGCGATTAATGTTCAAGAACATGTCAGTGATGATGAGATCAACGCAGCTTTTGAAAATGTTGAAAAAATTGACGTTTCACACAACACACACAAGAAAGTGATAGTAAACCCCGAAGCGCATGAACAAATGGTGATGCCTTCAATTGATTTACTCGACCGACCTGATAAAGCCGAAAACCCTATCGATGAAGAGCAATTAACACAAGTGAGTCGACTGGTTGAAGCAAAGTTAGCTGAGTTTGGTATTCAAGCCAATGTTGTTGGTGTTTACCCAGGTCCTGTTATCACTCGTTTTGAACTTGATTTAGCACCAGGTGTAAAAGTAAGTAAAATTTCTAACCTTTCAAAAGACTTGGCACGCTCGTTATCAGCTAAGGCGGTACGTGTTGTCGAAGTTATTCCAGGTAAGTCAGTAATAGGGCTAGAACTACCTAATAAACATAGAGAAATTGTATATTTAAGAGACGTATTAGCCAGCGAAAAATTTGAGCAAGCGTCATCATCATTGACCATGGCAATTGGTCATGACATTGCAGGAGAACCTGTTATTGTAGATTTAGCTAAGATGCCACATTTATTAGTTGCTGGTACAACTGGCTCAGGTAAGTCTGTCGCTATTAATACTATGATATTAAGTTTACTTTATAAATCTTCTCCAGAAGATGTGCGCATGATAATGATCGATCCTAAAATGCTAGAGTTATCTGTTTATGAAGGAATACCACATTTACTTTCTGAGGTGGTAACCGATATGAAACAAGCGTCAAATGCATTGCGTTGGTGTGTAGGTGAAATGGAAAGACGTTATAAAGTAATGTCTGCATTAGGCGTGCGTAACTTAAAAGGCTACAATGTAAAAATTGCTAATGCAATTAAAGCAGGGGACCCGATTATCGACCCCCTGTGGCAACCTACAAGTGGACTAGATCAAACGCCACCATTACTTGAAAAATTACCAAGCATTGTTGTTATTGTTGACGAATTTGCCGACATGATGATGATTGTTGGTAAAAAAGTTGAAGAACTAATAGCCCGTATTGCCCAGAAAGCACGAGCAGCAGGAATACATTTAATTTTAGCTACACAACGACCATCGGTTGATGTGATTACCGGATTAATTAAAGCTAACATTCCAACGAGAATGGCATTACAAGTTTCATCTAGAATTGACTCTAGAACAATTCTAGATCAACAAGGAGCTGAACAACTTCTTGGGTATGGCGATATGTTTTATTTACCACCTGGCTCAGGTTTACCCACGCGTGTACATGGCGCATTTGTTGACGATCATGAGGTTCACGCCGTGGTTAAAGACTGGAAGTCTCGAGGTGAACCTAATTACGTTGATGAAATATTATCTGGTGAAAACGAACAAGATATTTTACTGCCAGGGGAAAGCTCAGAAGGAGATGAAGAAGAATTAGATACGATTTATGATGAAGCTCTACAATTTGTAACTGAAACTAGACGGGTTTCTATTTCTAGTGTTCAACGAAAATTTCGTATTGGATATAACCGTGCTGCACGTATTGTTGAACAAATGGAAATTCAAGGAGTCGTATCTACTCCAGGTAATAATGGCGCTAGAGAAGTGCTAGCTCCACCGCCAATTAAGGATTAATCAGAGTGTTAAAGCAAACAACTATTTCATTAATTATCACAACAGCACTTAGCTTCTCAGCAAATGTTTATTCAACTGAAGCAACAGCTAATACCAAGGCTAGCGCACTAAATACAGTTAGTGCTGAAAATGACAATACGGTAAAACAATTGCTCAAAGCAATGTTAGCGAAAGTGCATCAATTTAGTGCTAGTTTTGTACAACAAGTACTTGATGAAGAAGGTAACCTACTTCAAGAAGCAACAGGGAAATTAAAGGTAAGCAAGCCAAATTTAGTTTATTGGTTTACTGAAGAGCCTAACGAATCTCTAATTGTATCTGACGGTGAAACACTATGGTTTTATGACCCTTTTATTGAACAGGCAAGTGCTTATGGCATTAATCAATCGATAGCTAACACACCGATATTATTATTAAGTAATAGTAATGAAGAATTATGGCAGCACTATCAAGTAATTAAAAAAAGTGACACCCATTATCTCATCCATTCAAAAGATGAAAATAGTAAAGTTAAATCTTTAGCCTTATATTTTAGTGAAACTATTGCGAATCAACTCGTTGGCTTTGATATTATTGATTCAACTGGTCAAATAAGTAAAATATCGTTGAATAACATCGATAGTAAAACCCCATTAAACGATAACACGTTCATTTTCACATTACCTGACGGGGCTGATTTAGATGACCAGCGGTAATGGTACGTTAGATTTAACTTTTACTGCTGATCAACAGTTTCAACCATTAGCTGCACAGTTAAGGCCCAATACTTTAGCTGAATATGTTGGTCAAGAACACATCCTCGCTCCTGGTATGCCACTCACTCAAGCGATTGAGCAAGGTAAATGTCAATCGGTTATATTTTGGGGACCGCCAGGTACTGGCAAAACTACCTTAGCAGAAATTATTGCCAGTCATGCTGATGCAGAAATAGCAAGGGTTTCCGCGGTAACAAGTGGTATTAAAGAAATTAGAGCTGAAATTGAAAATGCCAAGCAACGTATAATCCATCAACAAAAACGTACGGTACTTTTTGTTGATGAAGTACACCGCTTTAACAAAAGTCAGCAAGATGCTTTTCTACCTCACATAGAGGACGGCACCATTATTTTTATTGGTGCTACAACTGAAAACCCTGCATTTGAATTAAATCAGGCTATTTTATCTCGCGCACGTGTATTTACCTTAAAAAAATTAACGACTCAAAACCTTGAAAATGTGCTCATCAGGGCCATAAATCATATTGCTGAAACTCAACAGATTAACGTTAAACTTCAAGGTAAAAGTAAAGCTCAACTTATTGCAATTGCCGATGGAGACGCACGTAGGTTGTTAAACTTGGTTGAAACCTGTATCACTTTCGCCGACAAAGATAGTAATGCCACCTCTGCTACAAAGGAAAAGAACCAAGAAGTTGTCCTGACAGAACAACGGATCGCCGAAGTAGCAGGCAGTAAAGTTGCGCTCTATGATAAAAATGGCGATGCATTTTATGACCTGATAAGTGCATTTCATAAATCCGTGAGAGGATCAGATCCCGACGCTGCATTATATTGGTATGCCAGAATATTAGCAGGTGGGGGCGATGCGCTATACGTAGCTCGTCGTTTACTGGCTATAGCAAGTGAAGATATAGGCAATGCAGATCCACGAGCGATGCAACTTGCAATTAATGCGTGGGATACTTTTCAACGTGTAGGCCCTAGTGAAGGTGAAAGGGCAATTGCTCAAGCAACTGTTTATATGGCATTAGCGCCTAAAAGTAACGCAGTTTATGTTGCATTTAAACAAGCTAAGGTATTAGCGGCGCAAACATCCCACTTAGATGTTCCATTTCACTTGAAAAACGCAACGAGTCAGATCACAAAGAATCTTGGTCATGGTCAAGAATATAGGTATGCACATGATGAGGTTAATGCCTTTGCAGCAGGAGAGTGTTATTTCC is a genomic window containing:
- the ald gene encoding alanine dehydrogenase, which codes for MIIGVPKEIKNHEYRIGMTPAGVKELIVNGHEVIVENNGGASIGFDNDQYIAAGAKIIDTPEEIFATADMIIKVKEPQPNECKMLRPGQILFTYLHLAPDPVQTELLIASGATCIAYETVTGATGGLPLLAPMSEVAGRMSIQAGAHALEKAQGGLGALLGGVPGVAPAKVIVVGGGVVGTQAARMAVGMGADVTILDRSLPRLRQLDTEFDGRLKTVYSTADAMDQLVVDADLIIGAVLIPGAAAPKLVTAEHIKMMKKGSVIVDVAIDQGGCFETSRATTHQDPTYVVDGVVHYCVANMPGGVARTSTLALTNATMPFTVTIANKGAKKALLDDVHLMNGLNVLGGKVTYKPVADVLGYEFVEPAVALATL
- the lrp gene encoding leucine-responsive transcriptional regulator Lrp; this encodes MKGHSNKSLDRIDRNILVELQKNAKLSNVQLSKSVGLSPTPCLERVKKLEKEKYILGYQAILNPELLDAALLVIVEITLTKTSPDVFDDFSKAVHGLDVIQECHLVSGEFDFLLKTRVADMNAYRELLGDTLLRLPAVSESRTYVVMEEVKSSNILPIKR
- a CDS encoding DNA translocase FtsK, whose protein sequence is MYIMLALFSFDAADPGWSQTGYQTPVRNLGGAVGAYISDMLLNVFGMVAYTLPFVIAIVGWLLFQKYYKLVQLDYLTLGLKFIGFIMFYIGITSIASMNFDDIFYFSAGGILGDVLSNSVLPYFSFVGSTLLFLTFVLSGFVLVTGISLLKLIDALGETIIKLALKATALPLWIKTRFDSRPDNNENENSPIKKSKIDKNTLTSAKPLAGNVGDVDQEDVHQAFSSLSPRENQQIISTSKNDSPFQLDDEIEPFINIDDLMGEPLAINVQEHVSDDEINAAFENVEKIDVSHNTHKKVIVNPEAHEQMVMPSIDLLDRPDKAENPIDEEQLTQVSRLVEAKLAEFGIQANVVGVYPGPVITRFELDLAPGVKVSKISNLSKDLARSLSAKAVRVVEVIPGKSVIGLELPNKHREIVYLRDVLASEKFEQASSSLTMAIGHDIAGEPVIVDLAKMPHLLVAGTTGSGKSVAINTMILSLLYKSSPEDVRMIMIDPKMLELSVYEGIPHLLSEVVTDMKQASNALRWCVGEMERRYKVMSALGVRNLKGYNVKIANAIKAGDPIIDPLWQPTSGLDQTPPLLEKLPSIVVIVDEFADMMMIVGKKVEELIARIAQKARAAGIHLILATQRPSVDVITGLIKANIPTRMALQVSSRIDSRTILDQQGAEQLLGYGDMFYLPPGSGLPTRVHGAFVDDHEVHAVVKDWKSRGEPNYVDEILSGENEQDILLPGESSEGDEEELDTIYDEALQFVTETRRVSISSVQRKFRIGYNRAARIVEQMEIQGVVSTPGNNGAREVLAPPPIKD
- the lolA gene encoding outer membrane lipoprotein chaperone LolA, with translation MLKQTTISLIITTALSFSANVYSTEATANTKASALNTVSAENDNTVKQLLKAMLAKVHQFSASFVQQVLDEEGNLLQEATGKLKVSKPNLVYWFTEEPNESLIVSDGETLWFYDPFIEQASAYGINQSIANTPILLLSNSNEELWQHYQVIKKSDTHYLIHSKDENSKVKSLALYFSETIANQLVGFDIIDSTGQISKISLNNIDSKTPLNDNTFIFTLPDGADLDDQR
- a CDS encoding replication-associated recombination protein A, which translates into the protein MTSGNGTLDLTFTADQQFQPLAAQLRPNTLAEYVGQEHILAPGMPLTQAIEQGKCQSVIFWGPPGTGKTTLAEIIASHADAEIARVSAVTSGIKEIRAEIENAKQRIIHQQKRTVLFVDEVHRFNKSQQDAFLPHIEDGTIIFIGATTENPAFELNQAILSRARVFTLKKLTTQNLENVLIRAINHIAETQQINVKLQGKSKAQLIAIADGDARRLLNLVETCITFADKDSNATSATKEKNQEVVLTEQRIAEVAGSKVALYDKNGDAFYDLISAFHKSVRGSDPDAALYWYARILAGGGDALYVARRLLAIASEDIGNADPRAMQLAINAWDTFQRVGPSEGERAIAQATVYMALAPKSNAVYVAFKQAKVLAAQTSHLDVPFHLKNATSQITKNLGHGQEYRYAHDEVNAFAAGECYFPEELAQTYLYHPTERGLEKQLKEKQNYLAQLNRQSDEQRYK